The Mucilaginibacter terrenus genome has a segment encoding these proteins:
- a CDS encoding ABC transporter permease yields the protein MIKNYFKIALRSFRKHKLFTFINVVGLSIGISAAVVIYLIVQFDLNFNRFDNDTSNVYRIVTNYSFAGNPGYNGGVCGPLTVAVKNQVPGVDQSAPFFTLWETKVNVPGEHGAELTLKKEKNIVLADGQYFNLFHYNWLAGSAKSALNRPNQLVITSQRAQLYFPNVPYDRIIGREVIYEDTIKTTVSGVVQSLPANTDFAFTDFISYSSGNTVPAWKDNMQLTEWGSTTSASQLFVKLNPRVSPQVITRKINDLLKKYNPPKAEDKGNSQSFSLQPLANLHFSQQYFPFDNGSTVSLTTLYGLLIIGAFLLVLGCINFINLTTAQASQRAKEIGIRKTMGSTRSQLIMQFLSETFLVTLLAVIISVCIAPVILKLFADFIPPGISANLIHQPDLVIFLIVLTIGVSLLSGFYPALVLSGYKPVAVLKTQANSLAGKTRNAVLRKSLTVTQFVIAQFFIMATVLVSKQIYYALNKDLGFKKDAIVNISTPFKSLGTDKQQVFLNAVRNMPQVQMVSVGGAAPSSSNTNSTTAKYTDGKKEVKTDVEQKFGDENYIKLYNIKLLAGRSLQPADTGRAFVINNTYAKTLGFRNPADAIGKVLDYNDRKMEIIGVANDFYQKSLHSAIRPLVILQPFRNKWNNRTLHIALKPQTAGGTEWTTALDKIGSTWKNIYPEDDFEYTFYDEAIAKFYTVEQNTTRLLTWATGLSVFISCLGLLGLAMYTTGQRTKEIGVRKVLGASVGQIVALLSKELIWLIVLAFVLVTPIAYYAMQKWTENFVDRTPISWWVFVLSGAGMLVAALFTSSFQTVKAAAANPVKSLKTE from the coding sequence ATGATAAAGAACTACTTCAAAATAGCTCTCAGGAGCTTCCGCAAACACAAACTATTCACGTTTATAAATGTGGTGGGCTTATCCATTGGTATTAGTGCTGCGGTAGTCATCTACCTCATTGTGCAGTTTGATTTAAACTTTAACCGGTTTGACAACGATACCAGTAATGTGTACCGCATTGTTACCAACTATTCGTTTGCGGGTAACCCGGGGTACAACGGTGGTGTATGCGGTCCTTTAACGGTAGCTGTAAAAAACCAGGTACCGGGTGTAGATCAGTCTGCACCATTTTTTACCCTATGGGAAACTAAGGTGAACGTACCCGGTGAGCATGGGGCAGAGCTAACGCTAAAGAAAGAAAAGAACATCGTTCTTGCTGACGGGCAGTACTTCAACCTGTTTCATTACAACTGGCTGGCAGGCTCGGCAAAATCAGCGCTAAATAGGCCTAACCAATTGGTAATAACATCGCAGAGGGCGCAGCTTTATTTCCCCAATGTGCCATATGACCGTATAATTGGCCGTGAAGTAATTTATGAGGATACCATTAAAACTACAGTGAGCGGCGTCGTACAAAGCCTGCCGGCGAATACCGACTTTGCTTTCACAGATTTCATATCTTATTCATCCGGTAACACTGTGCCTGCCTGGAAAGATAATATGCAGCTTACCGAGTGGGGGAGTACTACATCTGCATCTCAGCTGTTTGTTAAACTTAACCCAAGAGTGTCGCCACAGGTTATCACCCGCAAGATTAATGATCTGCTGAAAAAGTACAATCCGCCGAAGGCTGAAGATAAGGGCAACTCACAGTCGTTCAGCTTGCAGCCACTTGCCAATCTGCACTTTAGTCAGCAGTACTTTCCGTTTGATAACGGCAGTACGGTAAGCCTCACCACCTTGTATGGTTTGCTTATTATTGGCGCTTTCCTGCTGGTGCTTGGTTGCATCAACTTTATTAACCTTACTACTGCGCAGGCATCACAGAGAGCTAAGGAGATTGGTATACGCAAAACAATGGGTAGTACGCGCAGCCAGCTTATCATGCAGTTTTTAAGTGAAACCTTCCTGGTAACGTTGCTAGCTGTTATTATATCTGTTTGTATAGCCCCAGTGATTTTAAAACTTTTTGCAGATTTTATTCCGCCGGGTATTAGTGCAAACTTAATTCATCAGCCAGATCTTGTAATTTTTCTCATCGTTCTGACTATAGGAGTAAGCCTTTTGTCTGGCTTTTATCCTGCCTTGGTCCTTTCAGGCTATAAGCCTGTGGCTGTGCTAAAAACCCAGGCAAACAGCTTGGCCGGCAAAACCCGCAACGCCGTACTTCGCAAATCGTTAACGGTTACGCAGTTTGTTATTGCACAGTTCTTTATCATGGCTACAGTACTGGTAAGTAAGCAGATATATTACGCGCTAAATAAGGACCTGGGCTTTAAGAAAGATGCTATTGTAAATATCTCCACGCCGTTTAAGAGCCTTGGTACAGATAAACAGCAGGTATTTTTAAATGCCGTACGCAACATGCCCCAGGTACAAATGGTAAGTGTTGGCGGCGCGGCGCCTTCATCATCCAATACAAACTCTACCACGGCAAAGTATACCGACGGTAAAAAAGAAGTAAAAACCGATGTTGAACAAAAGTTTGGCGACGAGAACTATATCAAACTTTATAACATCAAACTATTGGCCGGGCGCAGCTTGCAGCCTGCAGATACCGGCAGAGCATTTGTAATTAATAATACTTACGCGAAGACGCTCGGCTTCAGAAATCCGGCTGATGCGATAGGAAAGGTATTAGACTATAACGACAGAAAAATGGAAATAATAGGTGTGGCGAATGACTTTTACCAGAAATCCCTTCACTCGGCTATCCGCCCGCTGGTTATTTTACAACCTTTCCGTAACAAATGGAATAACCGCACGCTGCATATTGCTTTAAAACCGCAAACTGCCGGTGGAACAGAATGGACAACTGCGCTGGATAAAATAGGCTCCACATGGAAAAACATATACCCGGAAGATGATTTCGAGTACACGTTTTATGATGAAGCGATTGCGAAATTTTATACTGTGGAACAAAATACAACCAGGCTGCTAACATGGGCAACCGGCTTATCGGTATTTATTAGCTGCCTTGGCCTGCTTGGCCTTGCTATGTATACTACCGGCCAACGTACTAAAGAAATCGGCGTACGTAAGGTACTGGGTGCTTCGGTAGGGCAAATTGTTGCTTTATTATCTAAAGAATTGATTTGGCTTATTGTGCTTGCATTTGTACTGGTTACACCAATTGCTTATTATGCTATGCAGAAATGGACTGAGAACTTTGTAGACCGTACGCCAATCAGTTGGTGGGTATTTGTGCTTAGCGGCGCAGGTATGCTTGTAGCAGCGTTGTTTACATCAAGTTTTCAAACGGTAAAAGCTGCAGCAGCAAACCCGGTTAAAAGTTTAAAAACGGAATAA
- a CDS encoding SDR family oxidoreductase produces MKLKDKVVVITGASSGIGKSLAIELAKRGANLVLGARQYVTLCTLAQNIETQHHVRAVAVQCDVTVADDCAMLIKQAVLTFGRVDVLINNAGISMRALFKDADLSVLKSLMDVNFWGTVYCTKYALPEVLKTQGSIVAVSSIAGYKGLPGRSGYSASKFAMNGFMDSLREENLKTGVHVMVACPGFTASNIRNTALNQKGTPQGESTLEEDKMMTSDEVATIISNGIEARKRTLIMTRQGKLTVLMSKFFPALLDKMVYNVFAKERNPLLK; encoded by the coding sequence ATGAAGTTGAAAGATAAAGTAGTTGTTATTACCGGTGCCTCTTCCGGCATCGGGAAATCCTTAGCTATAGAACTTGCCAAACGAGGCGCTAACCTGGTGTTAGGCGCACGCCAGTATGTAACATTATGCACCTTAGCGCAAAACATCGAAACGCAGCATCATGTTCGCGCGGTTGCAGTTCAGTGTGATGTGACCGTAGCAGATGATTGCGCCATGCTGATTAAACAAGCGGTGCTCACTTTTGGCAGGGTAGATGTATTAATTAACAATGCGGGAATATCTATGCGCGCGCTCTTCAAAGACGCCGACCTTAGTGTTCTAAAAAGCCTGATGGATGTTAACTTCTGGGGAACGGTTTATTGCACCAAGTACGCGTTGCCGGAAGTATTAAAAACACAAGGAAGTATTGTTGCTGTGTCATCAATAGCCGGTTACAAAGGGCTCCCGGGAAGGTCTGGCTACTCAGCGAGCAAGTTTGCGATGAATGGCTTTATGGACTCCTTGCGTGAAGAAAACCTTAAAACGGGCGTACACGTAATGGTGGCCTGTCCGGGCTTTACAGCATCAAATATCCGTAATACTGCACTTAACCAAAAAGGTACACCACAAGGCGAAAGTACCCTTGAAGAAGATAAAATGATGACGTCTGACGAGGTAGCTACCATTATATCGAATGGTATAGAAGCCCGCAAACGTACGCTAATCATGACTCGTCAAGGTAAGCTCACCGTTCTCATGAGCAAGTTCTTCCCGGCGTTGCTGGACAAAATGGTTTATAATGTATTTGCAAAGGAGCGGAATCCATTGCTGAAATAG
- a CDS encoding glycosyltransferase family 2 protein, which yields MKLSVIVVNYNMCALLKQSLNSLTTACNNIDYELIIVDDASTDRSVAMVHKEFADNALIVNEKTLGVAKSRNLALSSARGEYVLLVNADTITASNTLESTLSFMDMHQDAGALGVRMLTPQGRFLHIARRGFNRTWEGFFSITGLAKQFPKSRIYKHLKDNWVDEFETAEVDVVNGAFMLLRNSVLQQVGGLDERFAYFGHDIDLSYRIRLAGYKNYYFPKTYIINFRKQVQSKFTWSYIRHFYGAMFIFAGKYMFSMPEIKLPGVPQLFAPKYEVER from the coding sequence ATGAAACTCTCGGTTATTGTAGTTAACTACAATATGTGCGCGCTGCTAAAACAATCGTTAAATTCTTTAACTACTGCATGTAACAACATTGACTATGAGTTAATTATAGTTGATGATGCGTCCACAGACAGGTCTGTTGCCATGGTTCATAAAGAGTTTGCAGACAACGCACTGATTGTGAACGAGAAAACCTTGGGCGTTGCTAAAAGTCGCAATCTGGCGTTAAGCAGCGCAAGAGGCGAGTATGTTTTACTGGTCAATGCGGATACAATAACCGCCAGCAACACGCTGGAAAGCACATTATCTTTCATGGATATGCACCAGGATGCAGGTGCTTTGGGTGTGAGGATGCTTACACCTCAGGGCCGTTTCCTGCACATCGCGCGGAGGGGCTTTAACCGTACATGGGAAGGCTTTTTCAGCATTACAGGGCTAGCTAAACAGTTCCCTAAATCAAGAATATATAAGCATCTCAAAGACAACTGGGTAGATGAATTTGAAACCGCCGAAGTAGACGTAGTGAATGGCGCATTCATGTTATTACGCAATTCTGTACTACAGCAGGTTGGTGGCCTAGACGAGCGTTTCGCCTACTTTGGCCATGATATCGACCTTTCTTACCGGATCAGGCTTGCGGGTTACAAGAATTATTACTTTCCAAAAACCTATATCATCAACTTCAGGAAGCAGGTGCAGTCCAAATTTACATGGAGCTATATCAGGCACTTTTACGGCGCTATGTTTATATTCGCCGGCAAATATATGTTCAGCATGCCGGAGATAAAACTTCCGGGCGTGCCGCAGCTATTTGCCCCGAAATATGAAGTTGAAAGATAA
- a CDS encoding ABC transporter permease, with the protein MLTNYFKIAWRNITRHKLYSFINIGGLGIGMAVSFMLLLYVYNEFTFNKYHEKGDRIYQLFRNQAASGELITTNGMSVPIAAAIRKDFPELEKVARTNWAYDNLFGYKNKSLKLEMISADPDFLDIFTIKLLKGKRQDVFSNVQSVIISESAAKALFGTEDPIGKTLKFNTTGTVMVSGLYKDLPENGSFKFKVFGSWAGLEANQPWVKNYSWGNFSFKTYALVKPGIDVARLNAKLAGTIEKYNSADKENKLFLYPFERLHLYSEFKNGVSVGGAIQYVRLFMFLALGILLIACINFMNLSTARSENRAREVGVRKVVGARRFAIVKQFLGESLLMSAVSFVFAIVLVTILLDYFNSIIHKNLAIPYHLPQFWIAATGIILITGIIAGSYPALFLSSFKPVKVLKGLNKTGNATLRPRQVLVTLQFVFATCLILSTILIYKQIQYIKNKPAGYDRNGVIEVSQEGKLYDKFELFRRDAIEAGAIVDGSATSGTISTRNSSSWGITWPGQLPGEDKTPIDQIVTTYHFTNTFGVKMAEGRDFEEGRPSDTLAILMNEAAVKLMRLKSPLGTKVKWQGQDRVVIGIMKDFIQGSPSEPINPLIVGFMKDWNGTANLRLNSRISVSSALSKLEAVYKKYNPEYPFEYKFLDELYGEKFRTEQLLGTLANSFTVLAIVISCLGLFGLASFSAEQRRKEIGIRKVLGATTAHLWYSLSKEFVVLVLIAFVIGAGVSYYFMSDWLSRYTYHTDISPWVFAATILISLLVTLTTVSWQAIKAALSNPVKSLRSE; encoded by the coding sequence ATGCTGACGAATTACTTTAAAATAGCCTGGCGCAATATTACCAGGCATAAACTATATAGCTTTATAAACATAGGCGGGCTGGGTATTGGCATGGCGGTAAGTTTTATGCTGCTGTTGTATGTGTATAATGAATTTACCTTTAACAAGTACCACGAGAAAGGCGATCGCATCTATCAGTTATTCCGCAACCAGGCAGCAAGCGGCGAATTGATCACCACCAACGGCATGTCCGTACCAATTGCAGCAGCTATACGCAAAGATTTCCCGGAGCTTGAAAAAGTTGCCAGGACAAACTGGGCCTATGATAACCTTTTTGGCTATAAGAACAAATCGTTAAAGCTGGAGATGATCTCTGCTGATCCCGATTTTTTGGATATTTTTACTATAAAACTTCTAAAAGGCAAACGACAGGATGTTTTCAGCAACGTTCAGTCGGTAATTATTTCTGAGTCGGCAGCTAAAGCTTTATTTGGCACGGAAGATCCGATAGGTAAAACACTCAAATTTAACACGACGGGTACGGTGATGGTATCCGGCTTGTATAAAGATCTGCCTGAAAACGGCTCATTTAAATTCAAGGTTTTTGGATCATGGGCCGGGCTGGAAGCAAACCAACCGTGGGTCAAAAACTACTCGTGGGGCAACTTTTCCTTTAAGACCTATGCGCTTGTAAAGCCAGGTATAGATGTAGCCCGTTTAAATGCTAAACTGGCCGGCACCATAGAGAAGTATAACAGTGCCGACAAAGAGAATAAGCTTTTCTTATATCCTTTTGAGCGTTTACACCTGTATAGCGAATTTAAGAATGGGGTAAGCGTTGGTGGTGCAATACAATATGTAAGGCTTTTTATGTTCCTGGCATTGGGCATCCTGCTTATTGCCTGTATTAATTTTATGAACCTGTCCACCGCCCGGTCAGAAAACCGGGCCCGCGAAGTTGGTGTACGTAAAGTGGTAGGCGCAAGGCGCTTTGCCATTGTAAAACAATTTTTGGGCGAGTCGCTGCTTATGTCGGCCGTATCCTTTGTTTTCGCAATTGTTTTGGTGACTATTCTGTTAGATTACTTTAACAGCATTATTCACAAAAACCTGGCAATACCTTACCACCTGCCACAATTTTGGATAGCAGCAACAGGCATTATACTGATAACCGGCATTATAGCGGGCAGTTACCCTGCCTTGTTCCTTTCATCATTTAAGCCGGTTAAGGTGCTTAAAGGGCTTAATAAAACCGGTAACGCAACCTTACGGCCCAGGCAGGTACTGGTTACCCTGCAGTTTGTATTTGCCACCTGCCTTATCCTTTCTACCATTCTTATCTACAAACAAATACAATACATAAAAAACAAGCCTGCAGGATACGACAGAAATGGCGTAATAGAAGTTTCACAGGAAGGGAAGTTATACGACAAGTTTGAACTGTTCAGGCGAGATGCTATTGAGGCAGGTGCCATTGTAGATGGCTCCGCAACATCAGGCACAATTTCCACCCGCAACAGTTCGTCGTGGGGCATTACGTGGCCAGGGCAACTCCCGGGAGAAGACAAGACGCCTATTGACCAAATTGTTACCACTTACCATTTTACCAATACTTTTGGTGTGAAAATGGCGGAGGGACGCGACTTTGAAGAGGGCAGGCCAAGTGATACCCTCGCTATTCTAATGAACGAGGCCGCCGTTAAGCTTATGCGCCTCAAGAGTCCCTTAGGTACAAAAGTAAAGTGGCAGGGGCAGGACAGGGTAGTTATAGGGATTATGAAGGACTTTATACAAGGCAGCCCGTCCGAACCAATAAACCCTTTAATAGTGGGCTTTATGAAAGACTGGAATGGGACAGCAAATCTGCGGCTTAATTCGCGTATCTCTGTGTCATCAGCATTAAGCAAACTGGAAGCTGTTTACAAAAAGTACAACCCTGAGTACCCGTTTGAATACAAGTTTTTAGATGAGTTGTACGGCGAAAAGTTCCGTACCGAGCAATTGCTGGGTACGCTGGCCAATTCTTTTACGGTGCTGGCAATTGTTATATCATGTTTAGGTTTGTTCGGGTTGGCATCATTCTCGGCAGAACAGCGTCGTAAAGAGATAGGCATCCGTAAAGTGCTTGGCGCCACAACTGCGCATTTATGGTATAGCCTTTCAAAAGAATTTGTAGTGCTGGTACTTATTGCTTTTGTAATAGGCGCAGGCGTAAGCTATTACTTCATGAGTGACTGGCTTAGCCGGTACACTTACCATACAGATATCAGCCCCTGGGTATTTGCGGCAACTATACTCATCAGCTTATTGGTTACGCTCACCACCGTTAGCTGGCAGGCCATAAAAGCGGCGTTGAGCAATCCTGTAAAGAGCCTGAGAAGCGAGTAG
- the recR gene encoding recombination mediator RecR, whose amino-acid sequence MNFSSKLLEDAVAEFSKLPGVGQKTALRLVLHLLNRDKEDVARFSSAISRLRNEIQFCQTCHNISDQAVCEICASPKRDHSIICVVEDTRDVMAIENTSQYNGVYHVLGGLISPMDGIGPADLEVDTLVERLKDGGVKEVIFALSATMEGDTTIFYLHKKLKQFSINISTIARGIAFGGELEYVDEITLGRSIVTRVPYENSLS is encoded by the coding sequence ATGAATTTTTCGTCAAAACTGCTGGAGGATGCCGTTGCTGAGTTTTCTAAATTGCCGGGCGTAGGGCAGAAGACCGCCTTAAGGCTTGTGCTGCATTTGCTTAACCGCGACAAGGAAGACGTGGCGCGTTTCAGCAGCGCGATAAGCCGGCTTCGCAACGAGATACAGTTTTGCCAAACCTGCCATAATATATCAGATCAGGCGGTTTGTGAGATCTGCGCTTCACCAAAGCGCGATCATTCGATTATTTGTGTTGTGGAAGACACCCGTGATGTGATGGCGATAGAAAACACCAGCCAGTATAATGGTGTGTATCATGTTTTGGGCGGCTTGATATCACCCATGGATGGCATAGGCCCGGCAGATCTTGAGGTTGATACTCTGGTAGAGCGGCTAAAGGACGGTGGCGTTAAAGAAGTTATCTTTGCGTTAAGCGCAACCATGGAGGGTGATACCACCATATTTTACCTGCATAAAAAATTGAAGCAATTCAGTATAAATATCTCCACCATAGCGCGTGGCATAGCGTTTGGAGGTGAATTAGAGTACGTGGACGAGATTACTTTAGGAAGATCTATAGTGACCCGTGTACCGTACGAAAATTCATTATCCTGA